Part of the Paenibacillus kyungheensis genome, ATTCTGTTATTCCTATTTATCATGCTATAAAACTCTGATTCGTACTTTTTTCTAATTTTAGATACAATAATATTAAATTTCAGGTATCCATCTCCCATCTAAAATATTTGGAAAGCTCCTTCATTGCTACATCATAATCAGCATTCTGACATTTTGAGATAATCTGATTTACTGTAGATTCTATATGTTTTATATTAAAATCATTCATGATTAAATATCCTCTACCTATTTCGATATCACTATCCTGTATAATTCTTGCTAATCTTTTAGGACTCACCACCTCAAAACTAAACATATCTCCTGAACCTAAAATATCTTCACATCCAATATCAACTTGAAAACAAACGTAAAAATCGTCTACATCTTCACCCCAATCTTCAAAATCTTGAGTTAATACTTTGATTGTTAGCATTCATCCCACTCCTTCCGATTCAATCGCTACTGGATGGGAGTAAAAAAAGAGCTTGGAGAATTAGCTCCCTCAAGTTCTTAGAATTATTCAGTGATTCGTTTATCATCTAGAACAAACGAACTTACGAATCCTTCTTCCCAATTGTCCTCATCTAATTCATATCCATCAATAAAAAACTCATTCGGATAATTTCGAAATCCTGGAATTTTCTTGTATTTTATTATAGTTGATTCGGCTATTTCCCTAGAAGAGTAGATGCCGATTATTTTGGGATTTTCCACTCCATTAACTTCATAGCTATGTTGCAATAAAAATACCGTTATCATATTTAATCACCTCCAAAATCAAGATTATTCGAACCCTCTATCTTGAGGAGTAAGTTGTTTGGTTCGTACTGCGTGACTCATTCGATATTAGGTAGGAATAAAGAAAAGACTTTGAAAGATTGTTGTCCTCAAGGTCGAAGTTTGATAAATCTCTCTTAGAAATGTTCATTAAATCCTTTCCTCTTCCATAGTAAAATAGTCATCATCCATTTTTCCATCTAAAGTAAATAGCAAGCGATATAATCCTATTCTTTTTCCATTATAAATTATTGGAACATAGGATATGACATGATTATAATTGCATTCTGGATAATTACCTAGCATCAATGCTATTTGTGTTATTTTCACATCAAGATTATCTCTATTAAAATTCTTAAAAAAATAGTTGAATTCATCAGGATCTTCTGTTTGATAATTATTCAAGTTCAACCAAAATCCTTGTAACGTTCTTTTTTCAATTTCTTGTTCAACTATCCATTGTTTAAATTCATCGATAGGCATTCAACCACCCCAGTCTAATGTTTTCTTTTGGCAAACAAATTAAATAATACTAGAAAATGCTACTTTCTTTTCACCCTCTCTATCGAAAAAAAGTGTTTTACTATTCTACAGTTGCGATTCATTTTTGAAAAACTATAATAAAGTGAAGATAACAAAAATAGGTCAATCATGATAATATCCACGTAATCAACTCATTAAACGGAATAGTGCTATTTGGGTAAAAAAAGACCTTAAAGAAAATAATCTCCAAGATCAGACAGACTATCTTTTAATATGTATCAAAGT contains:
- a CDS encoding Imm8 family immunity protein, yielding MLTIKVLTQDFEDWGEDVDDFYVCFQVDIGCEDILGSGDMFSFEVVSPKRLARIIQDSDIEIGRGYLIMNDFNIKHIESTVNQIISKCQNADYDVAMKELSKYFRWEMDT
- a CDS encoding DUF7336 domain-containing protein — its product is MITVFLLQHSYEVNGVENPKIIGIYSSREIAESTIIKYKKIPGFRNYPNEFFIDGYELDEDNWEEGFVSSFVLDDKRITE